The genomic interval GCGGCGCGCCGCCGCGTCGATCGCCGCCCGTACCGCCTGAGCGAAGCCCCGCGCCCCGAGCGCCTCGAGCCCGGCGAGCGTCGTCCCGCCCGGCGAGGTCACCATCTCGCGCAGCCGCCCCGGGCTCTCGCCCGACTCGCGCCACAGCGTCGCCGCCCCGAGCAGCGTCTGCTGGACGAGCTTGGTCGCGATCTCCGGGGCGAGCCCGACGCCCTCGGCGGCCTGCAGCCAGGCCTCGGCGAACGCGAACACGAAGCCTGGGCCGCTGCCGCTGACCGCGGTGACCGCGTCGAGCAGCGCCTCGTCCTCGAGCACCACGACCTCGCCGACGCCGAGGAAGACCTTGCGCGCGAGCTCGACGTCCTCGGCGGTCGCGGCGCCGCCGCCGACCAGCGCCGTGATCCCCTGACGCACCATCGCCGGCGTGTTCGGCATCGCGCGCACGAGACGGGTGCCCGCGCCGAGCGCGCGCGCGAGCGCGCGCAGCGGGAAGCCCGCCGCGATCGAGACCACGACCTGCCGCTCGGCGAGCTGACCCGCGAGGCGCGGCAGGACCGTCGGCAGCACCTGCGGCTTCACCGCGAGCACGACGACGTCGGCCGCGGACAGGACGTCCGCGAGCTGCTCGCTGACCCGGCCGCCGGTCTCTGCCGCGAAGCGCTCGCGCGCGCCCGCGTCGGGGTCGGTGGCGATCAGCTCGAAGCCGGCGCCGCTCGCCCGCAGCCCGGCGCCCATCGCGCGGGCCATGTTCCCCGCGCCGACGAAGCCGATGCACGTCACGACCTACGCCTCCTTCCGCCGCACGGGTCGCGGCCCGAAGATCGCGGTGCCGATCCGCACGAGCGTCGCGCCTTCCGCGATCGCCGCGCCGTAGTCGTCGCTCATGCCCATGGACAGCTCCGTCAGGCGCTCGTAGCCAAAGCGCCGCAGCTCGTCGAACCGTTCGCGCAGCGCGGCGAAGGTCGCGCGCGCCTCGCGCTCGCTCGCGTCGAGCGGTCCGATCGTCATCAGGCCGACGAGCTCGAAGCCCGGGACCGCGCTCATCTCTTGCGCGACGCGCAGCACGTCCTCTGGCGCCACGCCCGCCTTGCGCGGATCGCGCGCCACGTTGACCTGCAGGAGGCCGCGCACCGGAGCGCCGCGACGGCGGACCAGCGCGTCCGCGATCGCGGCGCGGTCGAGCGCGTGGAAGAGGTCGAACGTCCGCGCCGCGGCCGCCGCCTTGTTGGTCTGGAGGGGACCGATCAGGTGCCAGCGCACGTCGCGCGCGCGGTCGCCCAGCGCCGCGCGCTTCGCGACGCCCTCCTGGACGTAGTTCTCGCCGAGGTCGGTCGCCCCGGCGGCGATCGCCGCCGCGACCGCTTCGGGCGGATGTCCCTTGCTCACCGCGACGACCCGCACCGAGCCCGCAGGACGTCCCGCGGCGACGCTCGTTGCCGCCACCTCGCCGAGCGTCGCGCGCAGCCGCAGGGCGATCGCGTCTGCGGGCAGCGGCGTCGACGGCTCGGGAAGCGCGAGACGCTCGGCGAGCGCGCGCAGCTCCTCGAGCGGCAAGCCGATCACGCCCGTCACCGAGCCGCGCACGCGACGCACGAAGGCCGCCGCACCGCCTTGAATGGCGTACGCGCCCGCCTTGTCGCGCGGCTCGCCGGTCGCGACGTAGGCGGCGATCTCGCCGTCGGAGAGCGCGCGGAACTCGACCTCGCTCGTCGACATCGCCTCGGCGACGACCTCGCCGTCGCGCGCCCATGCGATCGCGGTCAGGACCTCGTGCGATCTCCCCGAGAGGCTCGCCAGCATGCGCGCCGCGTCGCGATCGTCGGCCGGCTTGCCGAGGATCTCGTCGTCGCGCACGACGATGGTGTCGGCGCCGAGCACCCACGCCGAGCGCGCGTCGCGGCTCACGTGCCGCGCCTTCTCGGCGGCGAGACGGCGCGCGTACACCCGCGGGTCCTCGCCGGGAAGCCGCCGCTCGTCGATCGCGGCCGGAACGATGTCGAACGGGTAGGCGACGCGCGCCAGCAGCTCTGCCCGGCGCGGCGACGCCGACGCAAGGATCACGCGCACGCCTTTGCCGCTCCGCAGCCGAGGGAATAGAGTGGGCGCCGATGCGGGCATCGCGCCGCGCCGTGCTCGTCTCGTGGTGCTTGCTCGCGTGCAGCGCGGCGTCTGCGTCTGCACGGCCCACGCCCGTCGCTTCGCTGGGCGCGCCTAGCGACGGCGCGAGCCCGAGCGAACCCGCCACCCCGAGCGAGCTCGTCACGCCGAGCGCGACCGCAACGCCCGCCGACGCCGACACCGAAGCCGACGTCCGCGAGCGCGCACGCGCCTTCGCCGACGCCTACCGCGCGATGCAGGCAGGTCGGCGCGACGAGGCCCGCCGCGGCTTCGCGGCGAGCGTCGAGAGTCTGCCGGAGCTCGCCGACCACGCGCTCTTCCACCAGGGTCACCTCGCCCTCGAGGACGGCGACGTCGAGGGCGCACGCGCCGCGCTCGGCCGCCTCCTCGAAGAGCATCCCGACAGTGTATGGCGCGACGCCGCGGCCGTCGACCGCGGCCGCCTCGCGCTGCGCGACGGCGATCCGGCCGCAGCCGTCGCCTGGTTCACGCGAGCGCGCGACGCGAGCGATCCCGAAACCGCACGCGCGGCGAAGCTCGGCCTCGCCGAGGCGCGCGTCGCACTCGGCGACGTCGCGGGAGCCTACGCTCTGCTCGACGAGCTGCGCGGCACGGGCCGCGCGACCGGCGAGCGCGCGCGCGTCCGCGCCGAGGAGCTCGAGCGACGTGGCGCGGCGGCGCTCGGCCTCACGCCCGCCGAGCTGCGCCTCAGGATGGCCCGGGCGCGGCTGCGCGAGGGCCGTCCGCAGGAAGCACGCGAGGTGCTCGCGCTGCTGCGCGAAGGACACCCGCTGCGCGCCGAGGCGGCGCTCGTCGTCGCGCGCAGCTGGGGCAAGGAGAACCCCGCCGAGGCGAGCGCCGCCTACCAGATCGCGATCGGCTCGTCGCGCGCGTCTGACGTCGCCGGCACGGCGCTCTTCGAGCGCGCTCGCCTCGCCTGGAACCGCGACCAGGACGCCGCCGCCGATCGCGACTTCGCGACGCTGCTCGAGCGCTTCCCCGCGCACCCGAGCGCCGACGAGGCGCTCTACGCGCGAGCGCGCATCGCCGAGGCGCGCGGCGACACGACGACCGCGATCACCCTCTACGAACAGGTCGCGGCGCGCTTCCCGCAGTCGAAGCTCGCGCAGGACTGCCTGTGGCAGGCGGCCTTCGTGCGCTACCAGCGCGGCGAGTACGCCGACGCCGCGCGCGCGTTCGCCGTACTCGGCGCGCGCGACGACGCGCGCTACTGGCACGCGCGCGCGCTCGAGGCGAGCGGCGACCGCGACGGCGCGCGCGCCGCGTTCGCGGCGCTGCGCGAGGCGGCGCCGGCGAGCTACGTCGCCTGGTGGATCGACGAGCGCATCGGGCCGCTCGAGCGGCCCCCCGCGTATCCGCGCGCAGTCGAGAAGCCGCTGCAGCCCGCACCGCCGCTCGGCGGTGCGGCGGCGTACCACTGGACGCGCGGCCAGATCCTGAACGCGATCGGGCTGCGTCGCGACGCCGCGCGCGAGCTGCAGGCGGTCGAGGCGCTGACCGGGCCGGATGCGTTTCTCGCGCCCGCGTACCGCGAGGCCGGCGCGTGGGCGAGCCTCGTCCGCCTCGGGCTCCGGCTGCAGCAGGCGGGACGCCCCGGGCAGGAGAGCGCGATCTACCCGCGTCCGTATCCGCGCGACTTCGAGGCGGGCGCCGCGCGCGCCGGCGTCGATCCGCTGCTGCTCGTGTCGATGGCGCGTCAGGAGAGCCTGTTCGATCCGCTGGCGGTGTCGCCCGTGGGCGCGCGCGGCGTGCTGCAGCTCATGCCGGCGACGGCGGCGCGGGTCGCGGGAGCCGAGGTCGAGACGCGCGCGCTGCACGAGCCGTCGTTCAACATCGATCTCGGCGCGCGCTACTTGGGCGAGCTGCTGCGGCGCTTCGACGGCCGCATCGTGCTCGCGGTCGCCGCCTACAACGCGGGACCCGAGGCGGTCGAGCGCTGGCTCGCGCGCTTCCCGGACGTCGGCGTCGACGAGTTCGTCGAGCGCATCACGTACCGCGAGACGCGCGGCTACGTGAAGGCGGTGCTGCGCAACTACCGCACCTACCACCTGCTGTACGGCGACGGCGCGCTGCCGCGTCCTCGGTTGTATTGACGCGCGATTGCGCTTGACGCGCGGGCTAACGCGCGGCGCGCGCAGCGAGCGCCGTCGCGAGCCGCGCGACGACGCCGCCGAAGGCGCCGTTCGAGAGCGCCACCACCACGTCGCCCGCGGCCGCCTCGCGCTCGACGGTCTCCGCGACGGCGTCGTACGCGTCGAGCGCGCGCGCTTCTCGTCCGGCGCGCTCGACCTCGGCCGCCGCTTGCGCGGGCGAGAAGCGCTCGGCTTCCGGCAGCTGCTCCGCGTTGTGCACGGGTCCGAGCAGCACGCGGTCGGCGGCCGCGAGCGCCTGCGCGATCTCGGTTTGGAACGTGCGTCTCCGGCTCGTGTTCGAGCGCGGATCGAAGAGCGCCCAGACGCGGCGGCCGGGGAAGCGGCTGCGTACGGCGGCGAGCGTCGCTGCGATCGCGGTCGGGTGGTGCGCGAAGTCGTCGATCAGCGTGACCTCGCCGTCGATCACGACCTGCTGCCGGCGACGCACGCCGCGGCAGCGCGCGATTGCACGCTTGATCGCGTCCGCCGGCACGCCGAGCGCGCGGCACAGGGCGGTCACGCCGAGCACGTTGCGCGCGTTCATCAAGCCGAGGAGCGGGCTCGCGAGCTCGATGCGCTCGTCCGGCCCCGCGGCGACGAAGCGCAGCCCTTCGGGGCCATCGGTGAGCTCCGCGACGCGCCAGTCCGCCTCGACGCCGGGCTCGCCGGCGAACGTCGCGTAATCATGCCCACTGCGGCGCGCGACGTCGACCGCGTGCGGGAAGTCCGCCGACACCAGCAGCGGCGCGCCCTCCGGCAAGAGCGCGATCAGGCGCTCGAAGCTTTGCTTGACGTGATCGAGGTCGCGGTAGATGTCGGCGTGGTCGAACTCGATCGCGTTCAGCAGCAGCGCCTGCGGCCGGTAGTGCAGGAACTTCGCTTCCTTGTCGAAGTACGCGGAGTCGTACTCGTCGCCCTCGAGCACGAACTCGCGGCCGCGTCCGAGCGCGTAGCTGCGCGGCAGGTCGAGCGGCATGCCGCCGATGAACCAGCCCGGATCGCGTCCCGCCTCGCGCAGCACGCTCGCGAGCAGCGTCGCCGACGTGGTCTTGCCGTGCGTCCCCGCGACGACGACCGGAAAGCGCTCCGGCAGGCACAGCCACTCGAGCGCTTCGGGCAGCGAGATCGTCGGGATGCCGCGCACGCGCGCGGCGATCGCTTCGGGATTCGTCGCCCGGATCGCGTTGCCCATCACGACGAGGTCGGGACGCGGCTCGAGGTTCTCCGCGCGGTAGCCGCGCGCGACCTCGACGCCGAGCCGCGCGAGCTCGTCGCTCGCGGGCGGGTAGATCTCGAGGTCCGAGCCCCGCACGCGGTGGCCGAGCTCGGCGAGCAGGCCCGCGAGCGCCGCCATGCCGACGCCGCCGATCGCGGTCAGGTGGATCGTGGCCGGCACCTCGACCTTCAGCATCCCACCGCCTCCATCACCAGGTCGTGGATGCGCGGGCGGAACTCGCGCAGCTTGTCGTTGTCGCGCGACGGGTGCACGCGGTTGGTGAGCAGCGTCACGTTGACGTCGCGCTCGAGGTCCATCCACAGCGACGTGCCGGTGAAGCCGAGGTGGCCGACGGTGCGCGGCGACATCCGCGTCCCGGCGCTGGAATTTGTCGGTGACGGCGAGTCCCAGCCGAGCGTCCGCGTCGAGCCCGGCACGCTGGTGTCGATGGTCCACATGCGATCGATCATCTCCGCGGGCAGAAGCCCCTGGCCGCCGCGCCAGGCCGCCTTCAGGTGTCGCGCGAGCTGGTCGACGTCGCGCGCCGAGCCGAACAGCCCCGCGTGTCCCGCGACCCCGCCCATCGCGTACGCGTTCTCGTCGTCGACCTCGCCGCAGAGCACGCGCTTGCGCCACGGGCAGCGCTGCGTCGGCGCGATCATCTCGGCGATCGGCTCGACGCGCTTGGTGCGGATCTGCGAGAGGTCGATGAACGACATCGCGCGCAGCCCGAGCGGCGCGAAGATGCGGTTGTGGCAGAAGCGGTCGAGCGTCTGCCCGGACACGGTCTCGACGAGCTGTCCGAGCAGCATGAAGCCGAGGTCGCTGTAGATCACGCGCGTGCCCGGCGGCGCTTCGAGCTTCTCGCGGTGGATCTGCTCGAACAGCCACTCCTTCGCTTCGCGGCTGCCGACGAAGTTCGGCCGACCTTTGCGCTCGAGCTGCGCGATCTCCTTGAAGTACGGGCGGTGCGCCGCGAGCCCCGAGGTGTGCGTCAGCAGGTGGCGGAAGGTGACGTGCGTCTTCTGGTGCACGCCGAAGTTGTGGAAGAAGCGCGTCACGCGATCGTCGAGGTCGAGGCGTCGGTCCTTGACGAGCAGCAGGACGGCGAGCGTCGTCGCGAGCGGCTTGGTCAGCGACGAGAGGTCGAAGACGGTCTCGACGTGCATCGGCGCCTTCTCGGGCTCGAGCGAGCGCGAGCCGACGGCGCGCTCGAAGAGCGTCTCGTCGCCCCGGCTGACCAGCAGCACGGCGCCCGGAAAGACGCCCTTCTGGACGGCTTCCTCGAGCGCGCGCTCGACTGCGGAGAAATCCATCTCACTCGACCAGCGGCTCGACGCCGCAAAGCTCGCCTTCGTCCGTCAGCGTCGACGCCCCACCGCCGACGCGCAACCGCACCTCGACGCCGAGCGGGACGCCGTAGTGCACGCTGCCGTGTCCGACCGGCGCCCCGAAGCCGATCGGGACCTCGAGGTCCGCGAGGCAGTCGAGGATCGTGTCGCACAGGTCGTCGGGCTCGCCGCAGTCGGGCATGGTGCCGAACACGATCCCGCGCACGCCCTCCAGCATACCCGCCTGGCGCAGCTGGACGAGCATGCGATCGATGCGGCGCAGCGGCCGCTCGTTGGTGTCCTCGAACAGCGCCACGGCGCCGGCGAAGCGAGGCGCGAACGGCGTCCCGGCGAGCGACGCGAGAACCGTGAGGCAGCCGCCGAGCAAGCGGCCCGACGCCTCGCCCGGAACGAGCGTGCGCGGCACCGGGATCCGCCAGTCGGTCGCGCCGGCCGCGAGCGCCAGCAGGTGTCCGATCGTTCCCATCTCGCGTTGCGCGACGAGGTCGTGCGCGACCATCGGGCCGTGCAGGGCGGCGACCCCGGCGTTGCACACCAGGAACTGGAGCAGCGCGGTCGCGTCGCTGAAGCCGATGCAGAGCTTCGCGTTGAGACGCATCCAGGCCGGGTCGATCTGCGGCAGGATGCGGGCCACACCGTAGCCGCCGCGCGCGCACCACACGGCGCGCACGTCGGGGTCGGCGAAGGCCTCGAGGAGCTGGCGGCAGCGGTCCTCGTCGGGTCCGGCGAAGTAGCGGTGCGTGCGTCCCGGCCGCGGCAGGCTGACCCGGAAGCCGAGCTCCTCGAGGACGGCCGCGCCCTGCGCGAGCCGGTCGGGATCCACCTTTCCCGAGGGCGTCACCACCGCCACCCGGTCGCCCGGCCGCAACGCCGCCGGCTTGATCAGCCCCGCTGCATCCATGCCGCTCAACCCCCGCCGCGAGAGCACGACTCCGCTCGGCTAGACAACACAACGCGGCGCGCAAAGCGAGGGACGAGCGGCGCCCGCGACCGCTCGGACGCGGCGTCGGCGCTTCGACGAAGCCCTTCCGCACCGGGCTTGTTGAATTGCCGTCGCCGCATGGTAGCGGACGTCTCAGGTCGAGCGCGCGCAGGACCTGCGGCGCGACGCGCAACCTGCCGTCGTTCCCGTGCCGATGACGCAGCAACAGCTCTTCACGCTCGGGCGCTCCGTCGTCGATGCGCTCGTGCGCGCCGATCTCGTCGAGCTCGCCGGCACCGCGGACGCGGCCGCCCAGGCGGTCGCCGACCAGCTCGGCGCCTACTTCAAGGCGGCGGCCGCGCTCGAGGCCGACGCCGAGCGCCTCGCCGACGAGCACCTGCGCTCCGCGCGCGCCGCGACGGCCGGCATCGACCGCCGCCGCGTCGTGCAGATGATCAAGGAGAAGCTCGCGAGCGAGCGGGGGCTGCCGGTCTGATGCGACTCAGCGAAGCCCTGTCGTCCTACCTCGCGCACCGCGCGCTCGAGGCGATCAAGAAGACCGGCGCCAAGGTGCGCAACGATCGTCTCGCGCTCGCCGAGATCAAGAAGGCGCTCTCGGGCGGGCTCGAGCGCGACCCGAGAATCCACGAGATCGTCACCCGGCGCATCGCGTCTCTGAGCCGGAAGGTGCCTCCCGGCAGCGCCGAATACGAAGTTCTCTACCGGCAGTATTACGAGCAGGAGATGCGCAAGCGCCGCTCGTGATTCGCGCGCGCATTTCCTCTTGACACCCCAAAGGCCGTGGTTATCAAGCCGCCGTCTTGGTGGGGCTGCACCCTCGTCCTGGGGGTGCAAGCAGCGAATATACCGAGCAAATCGTTCCTTCGGGGAAGCACGAAAGGAGAGGGAGTTGATGAAGATCCGACCGTTGCAGGACCGCGTCATCGTCAAGCGGGTGGCGGAGGAGGAGAAGTCCAAGGGGGGCATCATCATTCCTGACACGGCGAAGGAGAAGCCCCAGGAGGGCAAGGTCATCGCCGTGGGCAAGGGCAAGGTCGACGATGACGGCAAGGTGCGGCCGCTCGACGTCAAGGCCGGCGATCGGGTGCTGTTCGGCAAGTACGCCGGCACCGAGATCAAGCTGGACGGCGAAGAGCACCTGATCCTTCGGGAGGACGACATCCTGGGCGTGATCGAGGCCTGATCGACCAACCCCACGCCCGCCCCGATACGACGACGAACACGCTTTCAGAGCCGCTTTAAGGAGGAATTTCCGTAATGGCAGCCAAGATTGTCCGCTTTGGCAGCGACGCCAGGGAGAAGGTCCTGCACGGCGTCAACATCCTCGCCGATGCAGTGACCGTCACCCTCGGCCCGAAGGGCCGCAACGTGGTGCTCGAGAAGTCGTTCGGCGCCCCGAACATCACGAAGGACGGCGTCACGGTCGCCAAGGAGCTCGAGCTCGAAGACAAGTTCGAGAACATGGGCGCCCAGATGGTGAAGGAGGTCGCCTCGAAGACCTCGGACGTGGCCGGTGACGGCACCACCACCGCGACCGTCCTCGCCCGATCGATCTTCGTCGAAGGCGCGAAGATGGTGGCCGCGGGCCACGATCCCATGTCGATCAAGCGCGGCATCGACAAGGCCGTGCAGCACGTGATCAGCGAGCTCAAGCAGCTCTCGAAGCCGACCAAGGACCAGAAGGAGATCGCCCAGGTCGGCACGATCTCGGCCAACAACGACCCGACCATCGGCGGCATCATCGCCGAGGCGATGGACAAGGTCGGCAAGGACGGCGTGATCACGGTCGAGGA from Candidatus Binatia bacterium carries:
- the proC gene encoding pyrroline-5-carboxylate reductase gives rise to the protein MTCIGFVGAGNMARAMGAGLRASGAGFELIATDPDAGARERFAAETGGRVSEQLADVLSAADVVVLAVKPQVLPTVLPRLAGQLAERQVVVSIAAGFPLRALARALGAGTRLVRAMPNTPAMVRQGITALVGGGAATAEDVELARKVFLGVGEVVVLEDEALLDAVTAVSGSGPGFVFAFAEAWLQAAEGVGLAPEIATKLVQQTLLGAATLWRESGESPGRLREMVTSPGGTTLAGLEALGARGFAQAVRAAIDAAARRSRELSAG
- a CDS encoding YggS family pyridoxal phosphate-dependent enzyme; this encodes MILASASPRRAELLARVAYPFDIVPAAIDERRLPGEDPRVYARRLAAEKARHVSRDARSAWVLGADTIVVRDDEILGKPADDRDAARMLASLSGRSHEVLTAIAWARDGEVVAEAMSTSEVEFRALSDGEIAAYVATGEPRDKAGAYAIQGGAAAFVRRVRGSVTGVIGLPLEELRALAERLALPEPSTPLPADAIALRLRATLGEVAATSVAAGRPAGSVRVVAVSKGHPPEAVAAAIAAGATDLGENYVQEGVAKRAALGDRARDVRWHLIGPLQTNKAAAAARTFDLFHALDRAAIADALVRRRGAPVRGLLQVNVARDPRKAGVAPEDVLRVAQEMSAVPGFELVGLMTIGPLDASEREARATFAALRERFDELRRFGYERLTELSMGMSDDYGAAIAEGATLVRIGTAIFGPRPVRRKEA
- a CDS encoding transglycosylase SLT domain-containing protein; the encoded protein is MRASRRAVLVSWCLLACSAASASARPTPVASLGAPSDGASPSEPATPSELVTPSATATPADADTEADVRERARAFADAYRAMQAGRRDEARRGFAASVESLPELADHALFHQGHLALEDGDVEGARAALGRLLEEHPDSVWRDAAAVDRGRLALRDGDPAAAVAWFTRARDASDPETARAAKLGLAEARVALGDVAGAYALLDELRGTGRATGERARVRAEELERRGAAALGLTPAELRLRMARARLREGRPQEAREVLALLREGHPLRAEAALVVARSWGKENPAEASAAYQIAIGSSRASDVAGTALFERARLAWNRDQDAAADRDFATLLERFPAHPSADEALYARARIAEARGDTTTAITLYEQVAARFPQSKLAQDCLWQAAFVRYQRGEYADAARAFAVLGARDDARYWHARALEASGDRDGARAAFAALREAAPASYVAWWIDERIGPLERPPAYPRAVEKPLQPAPPLGGAAAYHWTRGQILNAIGLRRDAARELQAVEALTGPDAFLAPAYREAGAWASLVRLGLRLQQAGRPGQESAIYPRPYPRDFEAGAARAGVDPLLLVSMARQESLFDPLAVSPVGARGVLQLMPATAARVAGAEVETRALHEPSFNIDLGARYLGELLRRFDGRIVLAVAAYNAGPEAVERWLARFPDVGVDEFVERITYRETRGYVKAVLRNYRTYHLLYGDGALPRPRLY
- a CDS encoding Mur ligase domain-containing protein translates to MLKVEVPATIHLTAIGGVGMAALAGLLAELGHRVRGSDLEIYPPASDELARLGVEVARGYRAENLEPRPDLVVMGNAIRATNPEAIAARVRGIPTISLPEALEWLCLPERFPVVVAGTHGKTTSATLLASVLREAGRDPGWFIGGMPLDLPRSYALGRGREFVLEGDEYDSAYFDKEAKFLHYRPQALLLNAIEFDHADIYRDLDHVKQSFERLIALLPEGAPLLVSADFPHAVDVARRSGHDYATFAGEPGVEADWRVAELTDGPEGLRFVAAGPDERIELASPLLGLMNARNVLGVTALCRALGVPADAIKRAIARCRGVRRRQQVVIDGEVTLIDDFAHHPTAIAATLAAVRSRFPGRRVWALFDPRSNTSRRRTFQTEIAQALAAADRVLLGPVHNAEQLPEAERFSPAQAAAEVERAGREARALDAYDAVAETVEREAAAGDVVVALSNGAFGGVVARLATALAARAAR
- a CDS encoding serine hydrolase domain-containing protein, which produces MDFSAVERALEEAVQKGVFPGAVLLVSRGDETLFERAVGSRSLEPEKAPMHVETVFDLSSLTKPLATTLAVLLLVKDRRLDLDDRVTRFFHNFGVHQKTHVTFRHLLTHTSGLAAHRPYFKEIAQLERKGRPNFVGSREAKEWLFEQIHREKLEAPPGTRVIYSDLGFMLLGQLVETVSGQTLDRFCHNRIFAPLGLRAMSFIDLSQIRTKRVEPIAEMIAPTQRCPWRKRVLCGEVDDENAYAMGGVAGHAGLFGSARDVDQLARHLKAAWRGGQGLLPAEMIDRMWTIDTSVPGSTRTLGWDSPSPTNSSAGTRMSPRTVGHLGFTGTSLWMDLERDVNVTLLTNRVHPSRDNDKLREFRPRIHDLVMEAVGC
- a CDS encoding LD-carboxypeptidase, translated to MDAAGLIKPAALRPGDRVAVVTPSGKVDPDRLAQGAAVLEELGFRVSLPRPGRTHRYFAGPDEDRCRQLLEAFADPDVRAVWCARGGYGVARILPQIDPAWMRLNAKLCIGFSDATALLQFLVCNAGVAALHGPMVAHDLVAQREMGTIGHLLALAAGATDWRIPVPRTLVPGEASGRLLGGCLTVLASLAGTPFAPRFAGAVALFEDTNERPLRRIDRMLVQLRQAGMLEGVRGIVFGTMPDCGEPDDLCDTILDCLADLEVPIGFGAPVGHGSVHYGVPLGVEVRLRVGGGASTLTDEGELCGVEPLVE
- a CDS encoding DUF507 family protein — its product is MTQQQLFTLGRSVVDALVRADLVELAGTADAAAQAVADQLGAYFKAAAALEADAERLADEHLRSARAATAGIDRRRVVQMIKEKLASERGLPV
- a CDS encoding DUF507 family protein gives rise to the protein MRLSEALSSYLAHRALEAIKKTGAKVRNDRLALAEIKKALSGGLERDPRIHEIVTRRIASLSRKVPPGSAEYEVLYRQYYEQEMRKRRS
- the groES gene encoding co-chaperone GroES, giving the protein MKIRPLQDRVIVKRVAEEEKSKGGIIIPDTAKEKPQEGKVIAVGKGKVDDDGKVRPLDVKAGDRVLFGKYAGTEIKLDGEEHLILREDDILGVIEA